In a genomic window of Helianthus annuus cultivar XRQ/B chromosome 10, HanXRQr2.0-SUNRISE, whole genome shotgun sequence:
- the LOC110884922 gene encoding rhomboid-like protein 20: protein MNGGPSGFNNAPITRTFVVACCLFTILFGIQGRSNKLGFSHQDIWKKLQLWKLIVSVFAFSSTPELMFGAYLLYYFRVFERQIGSNKYSVFVSFSIIVSTLLQLFAQAFLNDPALSMLTSGPYGLIFSSFVPFFFDIPVSTRFRVSSVSFSDKSFIYLAGLQLLLSSWKRSLIPGLCGILAGSLYRSNVLRIRRLKFPEFISSFFSRLSFPSVGSTSSAPPPRNPPSFAARQVEGNYGGSPISSAPEPPEDSIATLVSMGFDRNSARQALVHARNDINAATNILLEAQAH from the exons ATGAACGGCGGTCCATCTGGTTTTA ATAATGCTCCGATCACTAGAACTTTCGTTGTTGCGTGTTGTCTGTTTACGATCCTGTTTGGAATCCAAGGTCGTTCCAACAAGCTAGGGTTCTCTCATCAG GATATCTGGAAGAAGCTCCAGTTATGGAAACTGATTGTTTCAGTTTTTGCATTTTCATCTACACCAGAGCTGATGTTTGGCGCATATCTTCTTTACTACTTTCGTGTGTTTGAAAGACAAATAGGCTCCAACAAATATTCT GTGTTCGTCTCGTTCTCTATAATCGTTTCTACACTGCTACAACTTTTCGCCCAAGCGTTTCTCAATG ATCCAGCTTTGAGTATGCTCACATCTGGACCCTACGGTCTCATATTCTCCTCCTTCGTACCATTCTTTTTCGACATTCCAGTTTCAACACGATTCCGTGTATCCAGCGTGTCTTTCTCCGAcaaatcttttatttatttagcTGGTCTTCAG CTTCTATTGTCATCCTGGAAAAGATCCTTAATACCAGGCCTATGTGGCATCCTTGCTGGTTCTCTATATCGTTCAAATGTGCTACGCATCCGTAGGCTTAAG TTCCCAGAGTTCATATCCTCTTTCTTCTCAAGGCTTTCTTTTCCGTCTGTCGGTAGTACATCATCTGCTCCACCGCCTAGAAATCCACCATCGTTTGCCGCTCGTCAAGTGGAG GGTAATTATGGTGGTAGTCCGATATCATCCGCCCCTGAACCGCCTGAAGATTCAATTGCAACACTGGTTTCAATGGGGTTCGATAGAAACTCAGCCAGACAAGCCCTTGTTCATGCCAGAAACGACATCAATGCTGCCACTAATATTCTTCTGGAGGCACAGGCTCATTGA